One Denticeps clupeoides chromosome 3, fDenClu1.1, whole genome shotgun sequence DNA window includes the following coding sequences:
- the rnf170 gene encoding E3 ubiquitin-protein ligase RNF170, which yields MEESQCSESLIQDEDSLIEGISNPVLLVVVLSVAFLGGLATLLCRNEQQRIHPENQEHVRVVRQQLQTDQVNATEHRHQFYTDMSCPVCLQQASLPVETNCGHLFCGSCIVAYWRYGTWLGAINCPICRQMVTLLFPLFQEDDQSHATGDSLDGQPEARLILQDVNDYNRRFSGQPRSIMDRLRDVPTLLRHAFREMFSVGGLFWMFRIRILLCLVGALTYLASPLDFIPEALFGLLGFMDDFFVILLLFIYISIMYREVVTQRLGGGGG from the exons ATGGAAGAAAGCCAGTGCTCGGAGAGTCTAATACAAGATGAAGATTCTCTCATAGAAGGCATAAGCAACCCTGTGCTGCTTGTGGTGGTTCTTAGTGTCGCCTTTTTGGGAGGTCTGGCTACTCTGCTTTGCCG AAATGAGCAGCAGAGAATCCACCCTGAGAACCAAGAGCATGTTCGGGTGGTCCGGCAGCAGCTGCAGACCGATCAG GTAAATGCCACAGAACACAGACACCAGTTCTACACAGACATGTCAtgtcctgtctgtctgcagcaggcCTCGTTGCCTGTGGAAACCAACTGTGGCCATCTGTTCTGCG GTTCCTGTATTGTGGCATACTGGCGCTATGGGACGTGGCTTGGAGCCATTAATTGTCCTATTTGTAGGCAAATG GTGACCTTGCTCTTTCCCCTGTTCCAAGAGGACGACCAGTCTCACGCTACTGGTGACTCACTGGATGGGCAGCCTGAGGCAAGACTCATACTACAGGATGTTAATGATTACAACCGGAGGTTCTCCGGCCAGCCCAGATCT ATCATGGACCGATTGCGGGATGTCCCCACACTGTTACGCCATGCTTTCAGAGAGATGTTCTCAGTGGGTGGCCTCTTCTGGATGTTCCGGATCCGCATCCTGCTGTGCCTGGTGGGAGCGCTCACTTACTTGGCCTCCCCACTGGACTTCATTCCCGAGGCTCTGTTTGGCCTGCTGGGATTTATGGATGATTTCTTTGTCATCTTGCTCCTGTTCATATACATCTCCATCATGTATCGTGAGGTTGTGACTCAAAGAttgggtggagggggtgggtgA